One region of Pogona vitticeps strain Pit_001003342236 chromosome 1, PviZW2.1, whole genome shotgun sequence genomic DNA includes:
- the LOC110072396 gene encoding uncharacterized protein LOC110072396 isoform X2, with protein MSLQETGETSSLFSVNGVKGRMKEKKHGVLKTSKLNVSLASKIRAKTINNSSIIKITLKQNNKALALALSAAKIAAQRLTDDKMILQKEVELCHFENACLRQKLSSVNKCVGELQQLMNRHLQAALKLSRFSENMSSSSLLNDEEHHWTDSIAGNQDGVNCLSQAAPKSLRIPLSHVDDDDNEQDRGLGMATVPSLPMRPSGVAAFGLGKSWDSVPPATAEKPFSSCHKESLASSGNHVQMLSEEDGTTLALDLSRVFADNLPSALQNSRNCSLSALSQGSRMEQDKDIARPCSDSVVLPHEHVTQRKKRRTGLSDTSGGSNCQVEPSDNVLLDDLQGPTEIESTAKKKLEVSQVGELLTLSSKNKNYRKIKANEAKALKKVSAGTKDNQEKRNVDSYNDALRPPETDRLNNSKKKTPKSAWFAEDSRQMDPLEETVALDGCSRKEEHSSKHFDGITVCRRSSVVNPSHVNDCNPLRTFSEKKKNIEIHFQNPETTTLCNQFQQDEMSSGHRGQRLSCSNKTRGIRRTYVIDPGSQQHKNDCSPSAHETKRNKHLEDSEELSSLFPNSRSSLLNSKAPLRAFSPQHLTDIQKEIPNQETTLGLNVKRIKSKRKTQELDMVPKFGETEGECFDVNMHSHTQPEESKVKKGPKSKAAKTGKGDTQREHCRTSVELFQPMENASRVKKRKTNLRMSTVSLSQTNAITLESMTPAPPVSMDDDDDPFDDIVRNSTKKPQKVQRSSGPQSTIYLNQTNSSSSQNVYLGGSSQAKDVKKRVDAKSKLNKRTTYTIKNLSEVCVASSSSLPSPEEGKTSQEDQLGWNFLRVPASRTQQEVLTGNVIEAPFQFVSVATGPSIPRSSAVDSTETILPDSCPSGHSPSVLGDAKSNSNPGRNSTLSPTSATFKKNYTKRVVSGRGRKKTVLATPEKALQDPTSQGNENNVLKDVTNANPHSHSSVSPEASPVLPSRRRNKAVSYAEPKLNSKLRRGDPYTVTDFLRSPIYKTKRKKMSKTSETSRKSKKIKQEEIQPTIDFIAAS; from the exons ATGTCGCTCCAAGAAACTGGAGAGACATCCTCCCTGTTTTCTGTGAATGGAGTTAAGGGACggatgaaagaaaagaaacatggtGTTTTAAAGACATCAAAATTGAATGTTTCTCTTGCATCCAAGATCAGAGCCAAAACAATAA ACAACTCCTCTATCATTAAGATCACCCTCAAGCAGAACAACAAAGCCTTGGCCCTGGCTCTCAGCGCTGCAAAGATAGCGGCTCAAAGGCTCACAGATGACAAGATGATCCTGCAGAAAGAGGTGGAGCTGTGCCACTTTGAAAATGCTTGCCTGCGTCAAAAGCTCTCCTCCGTG AACAAATGTGTAGGTGAACTGCAGCAACTTATGAACAGACATTTGCAAGCTGCTTTGAAGCTGAGCAGATTTTCTGAG AACATGTCATCCTCTTCATTACTGAACGACGAGGAACATCACTGGACTGATAGTATTGCAGGCAACCAGGACGGTGTCAACTGCCTTTCTCA AGCTGCACCAAAATCTCTGAGAATCCCCCTCTCTCATGTGGATGACGATGACAATGAACAGGATAGAGGCTTAGGAATGGCCACAGTCCCAAGCTTGCCAATGCGCCCTTCAGGTGTGGCAGCTTTTGGTTTGGGCAAGTCTTGGGACAGTGTGCCTCCTGCTACTGCAGAAAAGCCCTTTTCTTCTTGTCACAAAGAGTCATTAGCAAGCAGTGGAAATCATGTTCAAATGTTAAGTGAAGAGGATGGCACTACCTTGGCACTTGACTTGAGCAGAGTGTTTGCAG ACAATCTTCCGAGCGCACTACAAAATTCCAGAAACTGCTCACTGTCTGCCCTCAGCCAAGGTTCCCGCATGGAGCAAGACAAAGACATCGCCAGGCCATGCAGCGACAGTGTGGTGTTACCACATGAGCATGTAACACAGAGAAAGAAGCGCAGAACAGGATTATCTGATACATCTGGTGGTAGCAATTGTCAGGTGGAACCATCAGATAACGTGTTACTTGATGACCTGCAAGGGCCAACGGAAATAGAATCTACTGCTAAAAAGAAACTTGAAGTCAGTCAAGTTGGTGAGCTTCTTACCCTGAGCTCCAAAAATAAAAACTATAGAAAGATCAAAGCTAATGAAGCCAAAGCTCTAAAGAAAGTGAGTGCTGGAACAAAGGATaaccaggaaaaaagaaatgttgatAGTTACAACGATGCTCTGAGACCACCCGAAACTGACAGACTGAATAACAGCaagaaaaaaacccctaagagTGCATGGTTTGCTGAAGATTCAAGGCAAATGGATCCTCTGGAAGAAACAGTGGCACTAGATGGCTGCAGTCGGAAGGAGGAGCATAGTTCCAAACACTTTGATGGGATCACAGTTTGCAGAAGATCCTCTGTGGTGAATCCAAGCCACGTAAATGACTGCAATCCTTTGAGAACATTCtcggagaaaaagaagaatatagaAATTCATTTCCAAAATCCAGAGACTACCACTTTATGCAATCAATTTCAACAAGATGAGATGAGCAGTGGCCACAGAGGGCAGCGTTTGTCGTGTTCTAATAAAACCAGAGGCATCAGAAGGACATACGTGATAGATCCAGGATCCCAGCAGCATAAGAATGATTGCAGCCCCTCTGCACATGAAAcgaaaagaaataaacatttggAAGACTCAGAGGAGCTGAGCAGCTTGTTTCCAAATTCACGGTCAAGCTTGTTAAACAGTAAGGCACCTCTTCGTGCTTTTAGTCCACAACACTTAACTGATATCCAAAAGGAAATTCCTAACCAAGAAACAACTCTGGGGCTGAATGTGAAGCGCATCAAATCAAAGAGAAAGACTCAAGAACTTGATATGGTGCCTAAGTTTGGTGAGACAGAGGGAGAATGCTTTGATGTTAACATGCATTCCCATACTCAGCCAGAAGAAAGTAAAGTGAAGAAAGGTCCCAAAAGCAAAGCAGCAAAAACAGGAAAGggtgacacacagagagagcattgCAGAACCAGCGTTGAGTTATTTCAGCCGATGGAAAATGCTTCGAgagtgaaaaaaaggaaaactaatttgaGAATGAGCACAGTGTCCCTGAGTCAAACAAATGCAATCACTCTAGAAAGCATGACGCCAGCACCTCCAGTTtccatggatgatgatgatgatccttttGATGATATAGTGAGGAATTCAACTAAGAAACCACAAAAGGTTCAGAGATCCTCAGGCCCTCAGAGCACCATTTATTTGAATCAAACAAACAGCAGCTCCTCACAAAATGTATATCTGGGTGGGAGCAGCCAGGCGAAAGATGTAAAGAAACGGGTAGACGCCAAGTCAAAGTTAAACAAGAGAACAACCTACACTATAAAAAACCTATCAGAAGTGTGTGTTGCTTCCAGTTCTTCTTTACCAAGTCCAGAGGAAGGGAAAACCAGCCAAGAGGATCAGCTAGGGTGGAATTTTCTCCGGGTTCCAGCTTCTAGGACTCAGCAAGAGGTGCTTACTGGGAATGTGATTGAGGCTCCATTCCAGTTTGTTTCCGTGGCCACAGGCCCCAGCATTCCCAGGTCTTCTGCTGTGGACTCTACTGAGACCATATTGCCAGATTCCTGTCCTTCTGGGCACTCGCCTTCTGTGCTTGGAGATGCTAAAAGCAATTCAAACCCTGGAAGAAACTCGACTTTGTCTCCAACCTCAGCAACTTTCAAGAAAAACTACACCAAGCGGGTGGTTTCTGGAAGAGGACGGAAAAAGACAGTGTTAGCAACTCCTGAAAAAGCCTTACAAGACCCAACATCCCAAGGAAATG AGAACAACGTTCTGAAAGATGTGACTAATGCCAACCCACATTCCCATAGTTCCGTCTCCCCTGAAGCGTCACCAGTGCTTCCAAGCAGACGGAGAAACAAGGCAGTTTCCTATGCAGAACCCAAGCTTAACAG
- the LOC110072396 gene encoding uncharacterized protein LOC110072396 isoform X1 produces MYSDKTVWKMSLQETGETSSLFSVNGVKGRMKEKKHGVLKTSKLNVSLASKIRAKTINNSSIIKITLKQNNKALALALSAAKIAAQRLTDDKMILQKEVELCHFENACLRQKLSSVNKCVGELQQLMNRHLQAALKLSRFSENMSSSSLLNDEEHHWTDSIAGNQDGVNCLSQAAPKSLRIPLSHVDDDDNEQDRGLGMATVPSLPMRPSGVAAFGLGKSWDSVPPATAEKPFSSCHKESLASSGNHVQMLSEEDGTTLALDLSRVFADNLPSALQNSRNCSLSALSQGSRMEQDKDIARPCSDSVVLPHEHVTQRKKRRTGLSDTSGGSNCQVEPSDNVLLDDLQGPTEIESTAKKKLEVSQVGELLTLSSKNKNYRKIKANEAKALKKVSAGTKDNQEKRNVDSYNDALRPPETDRLNNSKKKTPKSAWFAEDSRQMDPLEETVALDGCSRKEEHSSKHFDGITVCRRSSVVNPSHVNDCNPLRTFSEKKKNIEIHFQNPETTTLCNQFQQDEMSSGHRGQRLSCSNKTRGIRRTYVIDPGSQQHKNDCSPSAHETKRNKHLEDSEELSSLFPNSRSSLLNSKAPLRAFSPQHLTDIQKEIPNQETTLGLNVKRIKSKRKTQELDMVPKFGETEGECFDVNMHSHTQPEESKVKKGPKSKAAKTGKGDTQREHCRTSVELFQPMENASRVKKRKTNLRMSTVSLSQTNAITLESMTPAPPVSMDDDDDPFDDIVRNSTKKPQKVQRSSGPQSTIYLNQTNSSSSQNVYLGGSSQAKDVKKRVDAKSKLNKRTTYTIKNLSEVCVASSSSLPSPEEGKTSQEDQLGWNFLRVPASRTQQEVLTGNVIEAPFQFVSVATGPSIPRSSAVDSTETILPDSCPSGHSPSVLGDAKSNSNPGRNSTLSPTSATFKKNYTKRVVSGRGRKKTVLATPEKALQDPTSQGNENNVLKDVTNANPHSHSSVSPEASPVLPSRRRNKAVSYAEPKLNSKLRRGDPYTVTDFLRSPIYKTKRKKMSKTSETSRKSKKIKQEEIQPTIDFIAAS; encoded by the exons ATGTACT CTGACAAAACTGTCTGGAAAATGTCGCTCCAAGAAACTGGAGAGACATCCTCCCTGTTTTCTGTGAATGGAGTTAAGGGACggatgaaagaaaagaaacatggtGTTTTAAAGACATCAAAATTGAATGTTTCTCTTGCATCCAAGATCAGAGCCAAAACAATAA ACAACTCCTCTATCATTAAGATCACCCTCAAGCAGAACAACAAAGCCTTGGCCCTGGCTCTCAGCGCTGCAAAGATAGCGGCTCAAAGGCTCACAGATGACAAGATGATCCTGCAGAAAGAGGTGGAGCTGTGCCACTTTGAAAATGCTTGCCTGCGTCAAAAGCTCTCCTCCGTG AACAAATGTGTAGGTGAACTGCAGCAACTTATGAACAGACATTTGCAAGCTGCTTTGAAGCTGAGCAGATTTTCTGAG AACATGTCATCCTCTTCATTACTGAACGACGAGGAACATCACTGGACTGATAGTATTGCAGGCAACCAGGACGGTGTCAACTGCCTTTCTCA AGCTGCACCAAAATCTCTGAGAATCCCCCTCTCTCATGTGGATGACGATGACAATGAACAGGATAGAGGCTTAGGAATGGCCACAGTCCCAAGCTTGCCAATGCGCCCTTCAGGTGTGGCAGCTTTTGGTTTGGGCAAGTCTTGGGACAGTGTGCCTCCTGCTACTGCAGAAAAGCCCTTTTCTTCTTGTCACAAAGAGTCATTAGCAAGCAGTGGAAATCATGTTCAAATGTTAAGTGAAGAGGATGGCACTACCTTGGCACTTGACTTGAGCAGAGTGTTTGCAG ACAATCTTCCGAGCGCACTACAAAATTCCAGAAACTGCTCACTGTCTGCCCTCAGCCAAGGTTCCCGCATGGAGCAAGACAAAGACATCGCCAGGCCATGCAGCGACAGTGTGGTGTTACCACATGAGCATGTAACACAGAGAAAGAAGCGCAGAACAGGATTATCTGATACATCTGGTGGTAGCAATTGTCAGGTGGAACCATCAGATAACGTGTTACTTGATGACCTGCAAGGGCCAACGGAAATAGAATCTACTGCTAAAAAGAAACTTGAAGTCAGTCAAGTTGGTGAGCTTCTTACCCTGAGCTCCAAAAATAAAAACTATAGAAAGATCAAAGCTAATGAAGCCAAAGCTCTAAAGAAAGTGAGTGCTGGAACAAAGGATaaccaggaaaaaagaaatgttgatAGTTACAACGATGCTCTGAGACCACCCGAAACTGACAGACTGAATAACAGCaagaaaaaaacccctaagagTGCATGGTTTGCTGAAGATTCAAGGCAAATGGATCCTCTGGAAGAAACAGTGGCACTAGATGGCTGCAGTCGGAAGGAGGAGCATAGTTCCAAACACTTTGATGGGATCACAGTTTGCAGAAGATCCTCTGTGGTGAATCCAAGCCACGTAAATGACTGCAATCCTTTGAGAACATTCtcggagaaaaagaagaatatagaAATTCATTTCCAAAATCCAGAGACTACCACTTTATGCAATCAATTTCAACAAGATGAGATGAGCAGTGGCCACAGAGGGCAGCGTTTGTCGTGTTCTAATAAAACCAGAGGCATCAGAAGGACATACGTGATAGATCCAGGATCCCAGCAGCATAAGAATGATTGCAGCCCCTCTGCACATGAAAcgaaaagaaataaacatttggAAGACTCAGAGGAGCTGAGCAGCTTGTTTCCAAATTCACGGTCAAGCTTGTTAAACAGTAAGGCACCTCTTCGTGCTTTTAGTCCACAACACTTAACTGATATCCAAAAGGAAATTCCTAACCAAGAAACAACTCTGGGGCTGAATGTGAAGCGCATCAAATCAAAGAGAAAGACTCAAGAACTTGATATGGTGCCTAAGTTTGGTGAGACAGAGGGAGAATGCTTTGATGTTAACATGCATTCCCATACTCAGCCAGAAGAAAGTAAAGTGAAGAAAGGTCCCAAAAGCAAAGCAGCAAAAACAGGAAAGggtgacacacagagagagcattgCAGAACCAGCGTTGAGTTATTTCAGCCGATGGAAAATGCTTCGAgagtgaaaaaaaggaaaactaatttgaGAATGAGCACAGTGTCCCTGAGTCAAACAAATGCAATCACTCTAGAAAGCATGACGCCAGCACCTCCAGTTtccatggatgatgatgatgatccttttGATGATATAGTGAGGAATTCAACTAAGAAACCACAAAAGGTTCAGAGATCCTCAGGCCCTCAGAGCACCATTTATTTGAATCAAACAAACAGCAGCTCCTCACAAAATGTATATCTGGGTGGGAGCAGCCAGGCGAAAGATGTAAAGAAACGGGTAGACGCCAAGTCAAAGTTAAACAAGAGAACAACCTACACTATAAAAAACCTATCAGAAGTGTGTGTTGCTTCCAGTTCTTCTTTACCAAGTCCAGAGGAAGGGAAAACCAGCCAAGAGGATCAGCTAGGGTGGAATTTTCTCCGGGTTCCAGCTTCTAGGACTCAGCAAGAGGTGCTTACTGGGAATGTGATTGAGGCTCCATTCCAGTTTGTTTCCGTGGCCACAGGCCCCAGCATTCCCAGGTCTTCTGCTGTGGACTCTACTGAGACCATATTGCCAGATTCCTGTCCTTCTGGGCACTCGCCTTCTGTGCTTGGAGATGCTAAAAGCAATTCAAACCCTGGAAGAAACTCGACTTTGTCTCCAACCTCAGCAACTTTCAAGAAAAACTACACCAAGCGGGTGGTTTCTGGAAGAGGACGGAAAAAGACAGTGTTAGCAACTCCTGAAAAAGCCTTACAAGACCCAACATCCCAAGGAAATG AGAACAACGTTCTGAAAGATGTGACTAATGCCAACCCACATTCCCATAGTTCCGTCTCCCCTGAAGCGTCACCAGTGCTTCCAAGCAGACGGAGAAACAAGGCAGTTTCCTATGCAGAACCCAAGCTTAACAG